A part of Prevotella melaninogenica genomic DNA contains:
- a CDS encoding YecH family metal-binding protein — MAHGHDVLHMMEGNSYETKEELVKAIIEHFGEEEQFHTCSVDGMNAEELVDFLTERGKFMPAKDGFTVDTTKICNH, encoded by the coding sequence ATGGCACATGGACATGATGTACTCCACATGATGGAGGGTAATAGTTATGAGACAAAAGAAGAGTTGGTTAAGGCTATCATCGAGCATTTCGGTGAGGAAGAGCAATTTCACACTTGTTCTGTCGATGGTATGAATGCAGAAGAATTAGTAGATTTCTTGACAGAGCGTGGTAAGTTTATGCCTGCTAAGGATGGATTTACTGTTGACACGACTAAG